ATACATGCTGTTGCGCGGGCCGGACTCGCGCAGGAATTTTTCCCGATAGGCATTCAGTGACGCGGGCAGTGGCGTGCCGGGAGAGGTGCGAGTCATTTCCAGCAGGCGCTGCTCGATCAATGCGTCGAGCTTGGGCTCGTTGGCGAAATGCACCGTATCGATGTTCACCAGTGGGCAATCGGCAGTGGTGCAGCCCGGTTGCACCACTTCGGATGCATCGCGGGTGGCTTCCAGCGGCGCGCGGTAGTTGGGTTGGAACAGGCTCTGGCAAGCGCCGAGCGTCAAGGCAATACAGGCCACGGAGGCGACTTTTAACAGCGACATGGGCGTCCTTCATAAAGCGGAGAAGAGCGAAAGATATGGGGCTTCGACTGTCGGCATCCCAGTCAGTTCGCCACTAAGCTGATTACAGTGAGTTTGACCGCCGCCGCCTGTCCCGGCAACAGGAAAGGGGCTGCACCGACGGGGGCGGGCGCTGTAGGATGGCGCGATGCCGAGACACACACCGCAATAAACGAGGGTTGATATGACCGACAGTGCGAAATCGACGCCGAACAGATTTGAAGTGGTTCAGCGCGACAATGCCTACCAGGGCTTCTACAAGCTTGATCGTGTACAGCTGCGCCACGAGCTGTTCGAAGGCGGCATGAGCCCGGTGATCAACCGCGAAATTTTTGTCCGTCACGATGCCGTCTGTGTCCTGCCCTACGATGCGCAACGCGATGAAGTGGTGTTGATCGAACAGTTCCGGGTTGGCGCCATGGGCCGCACTGACAATCCATGGTTGGTGGAGATGGTTGCCGGTCTGATCGATAAAGACGAGCAACCGGAGGAGGTTGCGCACCGCGAAGCCGAGGAGGAAGCTGGGCTGACCTTCTCTGCGCTGTGGCCGATCACCAAATATTTCCCGTCGCCGGGGGGCAGCACCGAATTCGTCCACCTGTTTTTGGGACGTTGCGACAGTAGCGGTGCTGGCGGTATCCATGGCCTGGCCGAAGAAGCAGAAGATATCCGCGTTACCGTGTGGGCCTTTGAAGATGCCCTGCAAGCGGTGCGCGACGGTAAAATTTCCAACGCAGCCAGCATTATCGCCCTGCA
The Pseudomonas hygromyciniae genome window above contains:
- a CDS encoding NUDIX domain-containing protein yields the protein MTDSAKSTPNRFEVVQRDNAYQGFYKLDRVQLRHELFEGGMSPVINREIFVRHDAVCVLPYDAQRDEVVLIEQFRVGAMGRTDNPWLVEMVAGLIDKDEQPEEVAHREAEEEAGLTFSALWPITKYFPSPGGSTEFVHLFLGRCDSSGAGGIHGLAEEAEDIRVTVWAFEDALQAVRDGKISNAASIIALQWLALNRAEVRGLWQ